The Toxotes jaculatrix isolate fToxJac2 chromosome 14, fToxJac2.pri, whole genome shotgun sequence genome window below encodes:
- the insl3 gene encoding insulin-like 3 (Leydig cell), whose protein sequence is MSAAKCLVSLMAVLVAAVCVVHAQERIKMCGRELIRLAVSSCGNSRLRRSTPDVELGQHQLTPRWDGDTSTEEHRATETIHIPPESGEKAVFSPVPHWYPLSSRIRRAAGRISDICCEKGCSMKELIQFC, encoded by the exons ATGTCTGCTGCTAAGTGTTTGGTGTCTCTGATGGCGGTGCttgtggctgcagtgtgtgtggttCATGCACAGGAGAGGATCAAGATGTGTGGGAGAGAGCTGATACGTCTGGCCGTCTCATCCTGTGGTAACTCACGGCTAAGGAGAAGCACCCCGGACGTAGAACTGGGCCAACATCAGCTCACTCCTCGCT GGGACGGTGACACCTCCACAGAAGAGCACCGGGCTACTGAGACGATCCACATCCCTCCAGAGTCTGGTGAGAAGGCTGTCTTCTCCCCAGTTCCTCACTGGTACCCTCTGTCCTCTCGGATCAGGCGAGCTGCTGGAAGAATATCTGACATTTGCTGCGAGAAAGGATGCAGCATGAAAGAGCTGATACAGTTTTGCTAG